Proteins encoded by one window of Macaca mulatta isolate MMU2019108-1 chromosome 10, T2T-MMU8v2.0, whole genome shotgun sequence:
- the KIAA1755 gene encoding uncharacterized protein KIAA1755 homolog isoform X2: MIKCLSLDLCTVEKKPVPEPAYPILFTQEWLEAINSDFEGSPLHNCLVASENGIASVPWTKITSPEFVDDQPQVVNALCPAWGPLPLEALDLSSPQELHQASSPDNQVLFAQSLAKGKGRTYGNKYPGLIKVEQARRGEMAFRMGEVVSQDFEGDYVALLGFPQESRGESPSREVGTSSGYTSGAREEISGTKETPLSQKILPLSEANEGPSLGNRACTKPESSEEEPCNLGLRRKVNHKEPTHDSERLPQGSYMNVLEDPLDCASGLRAGVSQEPAASKVQGPLGNLENMVQLRPGPRQASSPRLSPASPAAPASEIKMEVKTKQRNGRLPKPMPCPSRNTSSPESPTPGLKFSFLKGQRQPSVTPEKASLQHDGPWKVLCSLYSPKPNRAKSLGKAGSPQTKTSGPATASSPLTEEKAAFSEASAGSPEKGPTLEEEPPGPEPRIGALGVRVFRSRIACLPGGRDRAGRPLLLVSTTEGAWEAPWCTASEVTKLLSYLCTIPRPEDKAKGLAVLIDARKQPPQPGLVSALQATQAQVPASIRAILFLGEKEAALQLQTLPDIQVEVLTSLKALSHHVDPSQLPAALEGPFPYCHTEWVQFFQKLDPFLADLQQASSLLQASIEEFEKADPPGGMQEATRCLSKSKELMEAVLRDPGLLGLQREGGATLARLQRDASRLDFSPDVRSHLAAATALYSLVDEQLHVLVTASNSLLGKLELRVRLGRLEAAIHQVSNWMEQEGSRWLQTLTPKDGSLETVEKAHAEFENFFLQAAAQYRRGLELSKQAAQLGAAAGGAGEAEGAEFPELAAFASTQRAFQAKLTHFYMAAERQRTDLETLLHLHRFCKRMTWFHMDCQDLMAQLRLDKASRVSPEDRRRLHRYLQRLASEFPAEKLAAVGLQVASLSRAGLGQELWEEARIRHEEIRMLLEKALTHCSCPETPTAHSVQPERRGVVAKGQGLSVEVASKGRWDQPPLDSLGRDRSPKSYWPPGAPRGEQNRTFQAGFPPQEAGRAAEAEDGKGAHELPDPAHEHSLATTFFWQQPPRQSQVPHPTGGSFSSEGTDSQTSLEDSPQTSPLASL, from the exons ATGATCAAATGCCTCTCCCTGGACCTCTGCACAGTGGAGAAGAAGCCTGTTCCTGAGCCAGCCTATCCTATACTTTTCACCCAAGAATGGCTGGAGGCCATCAACAGCGACTTTGAGGGAAGTCCCCTACACAACTGCTTGGTAGCATCAGAAAATGGGATTGCCTCTGTGCCTTGGACCAAGATAACCAGCCCAGAGTTTGTGGATGACCAACCCCAAGTAGTGAATGCCCTCTGCCCAGCCTGGGGGCCCCTTCCATTAGAGGCACTGGATTTGAGCAGCCCTCAAGAGTTGCACCAGGCCAGCTCTCCGGACAACCAGGTGCTTTTTGCCCAGAGTTTGGCCAAGGGTAAGGGCAGGACATATGGGAACAAGTATCCAGGACTTATCAAGGTGGAGCAAGCCCGGCGTGGGGAGATGGCCTTCAGGATGGGTGAGGTGGTCAGCCAGGACTTTGAGGGAGACTATGTGGCTCTCCTAGGCTTTCCCCAAGAGAGCAGAGGAGAGTCTCCCAGTAGGGAGGTGGGCACATCCAGTGGGTATACTTCTGGGGCACGAGAGGAGATATCTGGAACTAAGGAAACTCCCTTATCTCAAAAGATACTGCCTCTCTCAGAGGCCAACGAAGGACCTTCCTTGGGAAATCGGGCTTGCACGAAGCCAGAAAGCTCCGAGGAGGAGCCCTGCAATTTGGGCTTGAGAAGAAAGGTCAATCATAAAGAACCTACCCATGACTCAGAAAGGCTGCCCCAAGGCTCCTACATGAATGTCCTTGAGGACCCACTGGACTGTGCCTCTGGCCTCAGGGCAGGTGTTTCACAAGAGCCAGCTGCCTCCAAGGTGCAGGGACCTCTAGGAAACCTAGAGAATATGGTGCAGCTCAGGCCTGGACCAAGACAAGCTTCCTCTCCCCGCCTGTCCCCAGCttctcctgcagctccagcctctgAAATAAAGATGGAGGTGAAGACCAAACAGAGAAATGGGAGACTTCCCAAGCCCATGCCCTGCCCTAGCAGAAACACCTCCTCCCCTGAGTCccccactcctgggctcaagttctCATTCTTGAAAGGGCAGAGGCAACCCTCTGTGACTCCGGAGAAAGCCTCACTCCAGCACGATGGGCCCTGGAAAGTCCTGTGTTCCCTCTACTCTCCTAAACCCAACCGAGCCAAATCTTTGGGGAAAG CTGGATCACCTCAGACCAAAACATCTGGCccagccactgcctccagcccaCTGACTGAGGAAAAGGCTGCCTTCTCAGAAGCTTCTGCAGGCTCCCCAGAAAAAGGCCCCACCCTGGAGGAGGAGCCCCCAGGGCCTGAGCCCAGGATTGGGGCTCTAGGTGTCAGGGTTTTCCGCTCCAGGATAGCATGCCTGCCAG GTGGCCGGGACAGGGCTGGGCGGCCCCTGCTTCTGGTGTCAACTACAGAGGGTGCCTGGGAGGCGCCGTGGTGCACAGCTTCAGAGGTCACCAAGCTACTCTCCTACCTATGCACCATCCCCAG GCCTGAAGATAAAGCCAAGGGGCTGGCGGTCCTGATCGATGCCAGGAAACAGCCCCCACAGCCTGGTCTGGTCAGTGCCCTGCAGGCCACCCAG GCTCAGGTCCCAGCCTCCATCCGCGCTATTCTCTTCCTGGGGGAGAAGGAGGCGGCTCTCCAGCTGCAGACATTACCTGACATCCAG GTGGAGGTGCTGACCTCATTGAAGGCCCTCAGCCACCATGTGGACCCCAGCCAGCTGCCCGCAGCCCTGGAAGGCCCCTTCCCCTACTGCCACACCGAGTGGGTGCAATTCTTCCAG AAGCTGGACCCTTTCCTTGCTGACCTCCAGCAGGCCTCTTCCCTGCTACAAGCTTCCATCGAGGAATTCGAGAAGGCCGACCCCCCTGGCGGGATGCAG GAGGCCACCAGGTGCCTGAGCAAGTccaaggagctgatggaggctgTGCTGAGGGACCCGGGCCTACTGGGCCTCCAGCGGGAAGGTGGAGCCACCCTGGCCAGGCTGCAGCGCGATGCCAGCAGGCTGGACTTCAGCCCTGATGTCAG GAGCCATCTGGCTGCAGCCACTGCCTTGTACAGCCTTGTGGATGAGCAGCTTCATGTTCTGGTCACCGCATCCAACAGCCTCCTGGGGAAGCTGGAGCTCCGTGTCCGCCTGGGCCGCCTGGAAGCTGCCATTCATCAG GTCAGCAACTGGATGGAGCAGGAAGGAAGTCGGTGGCTGCAAACGCTGACCCCCAAGGACGGAAGTTTGGAGACAGTGGAGAAAGCCCACGCAGAGTTTGAGAACTTCTtcctccaggctgca GCCCAGTACCGCCGAGGCCTGGAGCTGTCCAAGCAGGCTGCTCAGCTGGGAGCTGCAGCCGGAGGGGCTGGGGAGGCAGAAGGAGCAGAGTTCCCAGAGCTGGCAGCCTTTGCCTCTACCCAGCGGGCCTTCCAGGCTAAGCTGACCCACTTTTACATGGCGGCCGAGCGGCAACGCACGGACCTCGAGACGCTGCTCCACCTGCACCGCTTCTGCAAGAGG ATGACCTGGTTCCACATGGACTGTCAGGACCTGATGGCCCAGCTCAGGCTGGACAAGGCCTCAAGAGTCAGTCCTGAGGACCGGCGCCGCCTCCACCGCTACCTGCAGCGACTGGCATCTGAGTTCCCTGCTGAGAAGCTCGCAGCCGTGGGGCTGCAGGTGGCCTCCCTGAGCCGGGCGGGCCTGGGCCAGGAGCTCTGGGAGGAGGCCCGGATCAGGCATGAGGAGATCCGGATGCTCCTGGAGAAGGCACTGACCCACTGCTCTTGCCCAGAGACTCCCACTGCTCACTCAGTGCAACCAGAGCGAAGAGGCGTGGTGGCCAAGGGCCAGGGTCTGAGTGTAGAGGTGGCTTCTAAGGGGAGGTGGGACCAGCCCCCACTAGACTCACTGGGCAGGGACCGTTCGCCAAAGTCCTATTGGCCTCCTGGGGCCCCCAGAGGGGAACAGAACAGAACTTTCCAGGCAGGCTTTCCACCCCAGGAAGCTGGCCGGGCTGCAGAGGCTGAAGACGGCAAAGGCGCCCACGAGCTCCCTGACCCTGCCCACGAGCATTCGTTGGCCACCACCTTCTTCTGGCAGCAGCCCCCAAGGCAGAGCCAGGTCCCTCACCCCACTGGGGGCAGCTTCTCCTCAGAGGGGACAGACTCGCAGACATCCCTTGAGGACTCACCCCAGACAAGTCCCCTTGCCTCCCTCTAG
- the KIAA1755 gene encoding uncharacterized protein KIAA1755 homolog isoform X3: MDPPPLDTAVQHALAGLYPPFEATAPTVLGQVFRLLDSDFQGDGLSFLLDFLIPAKRLCEQVREAACAPYSHCLFLHEGWPLCLRDEVVVHLAPLNPLLLRQGDFYLQVEPQEEQSVCIMIKCLSLDLCTVEKKPVPEPAYPILFTQEWLEAINSDFEGSPLHNCLVASENGIASVPWTKITSPEFVDDQPQVVNALCPAWGPLPLEALDLSSPQELHQASSPDNQVLFAQSLAKAGSPQTKTSGPATASSPLTEEKAAFSEASAGSPEKGPTLEEEPPGPEPRIGALGVRVFRSRIACLPGGRDRAGRPLLLVSTTEGAWEAPWCTASEVTKLLSYLCTIPRPEDKAKGLAVLIDARKQPPQPGLVSALQATQKLDPFLADLQQASSLLQASIEEFEKADPPGGMQEATRCLSKSKELMEAVLRDPGLLGLQREGGATLARLQRDASRLDFSPDVRSHLAAATALYSLVDEQLHVLVTASNSLLGKLELRVRLGRLEAAIHQVSNWMEQEGSRWLQTLTPKDGSLETVEKAHAEFENFFLQAAAQYRRGLELSKQAAQLGAAAGGAGEAEGAEFPELAAFASTQRAFQAKLTHFYMAAERQRTDLETLLHLHRFCKRMTWFHMDCQDLMAQLRLDKASRVSPEDRRRLHRYLQRLASEFPAEKLAAVGLQVASLSRAGLGQELWEEARIRHEEIRMLLEKALTHCSCPETPTAHSVQPERRGVVAKGQGLSVEVASKGRWDQPPLDSLGRDRSPKSYWPPGAPRGEQNRTFQAGFPPQEAGRAAEAEDGKGAHELPDPAHEHSLATTFFWQQPPRQSQVPHPTGGSFSSEGTDSQTSLEDSPQTSPLASL, from the exons GACCCTCCACCCCTCGACACAGCTGTCCAGCATGCCCTGGCGGGCCTCTATCCTCCTTTCGAGGCCACAGCACCCACTGTCCTGGGTCAGGTGTTCCGTCTCCTGGACTCTGACTTCCAGGGGGATGGACtgagcttccttctggatttccTGATCCCTGCCAAGCGCCTGTGTGAGCAAGTGCGAGAAGCAGCCTGT GCTCCCTACTCCCACTGCCTCTTCCTACATGAGGGCTGGCCACTCTGTCTGAGGGATGAAGTTGTGGTCCACTTGGCTCCCCTCAACCCTCTCTTATTGCGCCAGGGTGACTTCTACCTCCAAGTGGAGCCCCAGGAGGAGCAGTCCGTCTGCATCATGATCAAATGCCTCTCCCTGGACCTCTGCACAGTGGAGAAGAAGCCTGTTCCTGAGCCAGCCTATCCTATACTTTTCACCCAAGAATGGCTGGAGGCCATCAACAGCGACTTTGAGGGAAGTCCCCTACACAACTGCTTGGTAGCATCAGAAAATGGGATTGCCTCTGTGCCTTGGACCAAGATAACCAGCCCAGAGTTTGTGGATGACCAACCCCAAGTAGTGAATGCCCTCTGCCCAGCCTGGGGGCCCCTTCCATTAGAGGCACTGGATTTGAGCAGCCCTCAAGAGTTGCACCAGGCCAGCTCTCCGGACAACCAGGTGCTTTTTGCCCAGAGTTTGGCCAAGG CTGGATCACCTCAGACCAAAACATCTGGCccagccactgcctccagcccaCTGACTGAGGAAAAGGCTGCCTTCTCAGAAGCTTCTGCAGGCTCCCCAGAAAAAGGCCCCACCCTGGAGGAGGAGCCCCCAGGGCCTGAGCCCAGGATTGGGGCTCTAGGTGTCAGGGTTTTCCGCTCCAGGATAGCATGCCTGCCAG GTGGCCGGGACAGGGCTGGGCGGCCCCTGCTTCTGGTGTCAACTACAGAGGGTGCCTGGGAGGCGCCGTGGTGCACAGCTTCAGAGGTCACCAAGCTACTCTCCTACCTATGCACCATCCCCAG GCCTGAAGATAAAGCCAAGGGGCTGGCGGTCCTGATCGATGCCAGGAAACAGCCCCCACAGCCTGGTCTGGTCAGTGCCCTGCAGGCCACCCAG AAGCTGGACCCTTTCCTTGCTGACCTCCAGCAGGCCTCTTCCCTGCTACAAGCTTCCATCGAGGAATTCGAGAAGGCCGACCCCCCTGGCGGGATGCAG GAGGCCACCAGGTGCCTGAGCAAGTccaaggagctgatggaggctgTGCTGAGGGACCCGGGCCTACTGGGCCTCCAGCGGGAAGGTGGAGCCACCCTGGCCAGGCTGCAGCGCGATGCCAGCAGGCTGGACTTCAGCCCTGATGTCAG GAGCCATCTGGCTGCAGCCACTGCCTTGTACAGCCTTGTGGATGAGCAGCTTCATGTTCTGGTCACCGCATCCAACAGCCTCCTGGGGAAGCTGGAGCTCCGTGTCCGCCTGGGCCGCCTGGAAGCTGCCATTCATCAG GTCAGCAACTGGATGGAGCAGGAAGGAAGTCGGTGGCTGCAAACGCTGACCCCCAAGGACGGAAGTTTGGAGACAGTGGAGAAAGCCCACGCAGAGTTTGAGAACTTCTtcctccaggctgca GCCCAGTACCGCCGAGGCCTGGAGCTGTCCAAGCAGGCTGCTCAGCTGGGAGCTGCAGCCGGAGGGGCTGGGGAGGCAGAAGGAGCAGAGTTCCCAGAGCTGGCAGCCTTTGCCTCTACCCAGCGGGCCTTCCAGGCTAAGCTGACCCACTTTTACATGGCGGCCGAGCGGCAACGCACGGACCTCGAGACGCTGCTCCACCTGCACCGCTTCTGCAAGAGG ATGACCTGGTTCCACATGGACTGTCAGGACCTGATGGCCCAGCTCAGGCTGGACAAGGCCTCAAGAGTCAGTCCTGAGGACCGGCGCCGCCTCCACCGCTACCTGCAGCGACTGGCATCTGAGTTCCCTGCTGAGAAGCTCGCAGCCGTGGGGCTGCAGGTGGCCTCCCTGAGCCGGGCGGGCCTGGGCCAGGAGCTCTGGGAGGAGGCCCGGATCAGGCATGAGGAGATCCGGATGCTCCTGGAGAAGGCACTGACCCACTGCTCTTGCCCAGAGACTCCCACTGCTCACTCAGTGCAACCAGAGCGAAGAGGCGTGGTGGCCAAGGGCCAGGGTCTGAGTGTAGAGGTGGCTTCTAAGGGGAGGTGGGACCAGCCCCCACTAGACTCACTGGGCAGGGACCGTTCGCCAAAGTCCTATTGGCCTCCTGGGGCCCCCAGAGGGGAACAGAACAGAACTTTCCAGGCAGGCTTTCCACCCCAGGAAGCTGGCCGGGCTGCAGAGGCTGAAGACGGCAAAGGCGCCCACGAGCTCCCTGACCCTGCCCACGAGCATTCGTTGGCCACCACCTTCTTCTGGCAGCAGCCCCCAAGGCAGAGCCAGGTCCCTCACCCCACTGGGGGCAGCTTCTCCTCAGAGGGGACAGACTCGCAGACATCCCTTGAGGACTCACCCCAGACAAGTCCCCTTGCCTCCCTCTAG
- the KIAA1755 gene encoding uncharacterized protein KIAA1755 homolog isoform X1 — translation MDPPPLDTAVQHALAGLYPPFEATAPTVLGQVFRLLDSDFQGDGLSFLLDFLIPAKRLCEQVREAACAPYSHCLFLHEGWPLCLRDEVVVHLAPLNPLLLRQGDFYLQVEPQEEQSVCIMIKCLSLDLCTVEKKPVPEPAYPILFTQEWLEAINSDFEGSPLHNCLVASENGIASVPWTKITSPEFVDDQPQVVNALCPAWGPLPLEALDLSSPQELHQASSPDNQVLFAQSLAKGKGRTYGNKYPGLIKVEQARRGEMAFRMGEVVSQDFEGDYVALLGFPQESRGESPSREVGTSSGYTSGAREEISGTKETPLSQKILPLSEANEGPSLGNRACTKPESSEEEPCNLGLRRKVNHKEPTHDSERLPQGSYMNVLEDPLDCASGLRAGVSQEPAASKVQGPLGNLENMVQLRPGPRQASSPRLSPASPAAPASEIKMEVKTKQRNGRLPKPMPCPSRNTSSPESPTPGLKFSFLKGQRQPSVTPEKASLQHDGPWKVLCSLYSPKPNRAKSLGKAGSPQTKTSGPATASSPLTEEKAAFSEASAGSPEKGPTLEEEPPGPEPRIGALGVRVFRSRIACLPGGRDRAGRPLLLVSTTEGAWEAPWCTASEVTKLLSYLCTIPRPEDKAKGLAVLIDARKQPPQPGLVSALQATQAQVPASIRAILFLGEKEAALQLQTLPDIQVEVLTSLKALSHHVDPSQLPAALEGPFPYCHTEWVQFFQKLDPFLADLQQASSLLQASIEEFEKADPPGGMQEATRCLSKSKELMEAVLRDPGLLGLQREGGATLARLQRDASRLDFSPDVRSHLAAATALYSLVDEQLHVLVTASNSLLGKLELRVRLGRLEAAIHQVSNWMEQEGSRWLQTLTPKDGSLETVEKAHAEFENFFLQAAAQYRRGLELSKQAAQLGAAAGGAGEAEGAEFPELAAFASTQRAFQAKLTHFYMAAERQRTDLETLLHLHRFCKRMTWFHMDCQDLMAQLRLDKASRVSPEDRRRLHRYLQRLASEFPAEKLAAVGLQVASLSRAGLGQELWEEARIRHEEIRMLLEKALTHCSCPETPTAHSVQPERRGVVAKGQGLSVEVASKGRWDQPPLDSLGRDRSPKSYWPPGAPRGEQNRTFQAGFPPQEAGRAAEAEDGKGAHELPDPAHEHSLATTFFWQQPPRQSQVPHPTGGSFSSEGTDSQTSLEDSPQTSPLASL, via the exons GACCCTCCACCCCTCGACACAGCTGTCCAGCATGCCCTGGCGGGCCTCTATCCTCCTTTCGAGGCCACAGCACCCACTGTCCTGGGTCAGGTGTTCCGTCTCCTGGACTCTGACTTCCAGGGGGATGGACtgagcttccttctggatttccTGATCCCTGCCAAGCGCCTGTGTGAGCAAGTGCGAGAAGCAGCCTGT GCTCCCTACTCCCACTGCCTCTTCCTACATGAGGGCTGGCCACTCTGTCTGAGGGATGAAGTTGTGGTCCACTTGGCTCCCCTCAACCCTCTCTTATTGCGCCAGGGTGACTTCTACCTCCAAGTGGAGCCCCAGGAGGAGCAGTCCGTCTGCATCATGATCAAATGCCTCTCCCTGGACCTCTGCACAGTGGAGAAGAAGCCTGTTCCTGAGCCAGCCTATCCTATACTTTTCACCCAAGAATGGCTGGAGGCCATCAACAGCGACTTTGAGGGAAGTCCCCTACACAACTGCTTGGTAGCATCAGAAAATGGGATTGCCTCTGTGCCTTGGACCAAGATAACCAGCCCAGAGTTTGTGGATGACCAACCCCAAGTAGTGAATGCCCTCTGCCCAGCCTGGGGGCCCCTTCCATTAGAGGCACTGGATTTGAGCAGCCCTCAAGAGTTGCACCAGGCCAGCTCTCCGGACAACCAGGTGCTTTTTGCCCAGAGTTTGGCCAAGGGTAAGGGCAGGACATATGGGAACAAGTATCCAGGACTTATCAAGGTGGAGCAAGCCCGGCGTGGGGAGATGGCCTTCAGGATGGGTGAGGTGGTCAGCCAGGACTTTGAGGGAGACTATGTGGCTCTCCTAGGCTTTCCCCAAGAGAGCAGAGGAGAGTCTCCCAGTAGGGAGGTGGGCACATCCAGTGGGTATACTTCTGGGGCACGAGAGGAGATATCTGGAACTAAGGAAACTCCCTTATCTCAAAAGATACTGCCTCTCTCAGAGGCCAACGAAGGACCTTCCTTGGGAAATCGGGCTTGCACGAAGCCAGAAAGCTCCGAGGAGGAGCCCTGCAATTTGGGCTTGAGAAGAAAGGTCAATCATAAAGAACCTACCCATGACTCAGAAAGGCTGCCCCAAGGCTCCTACATGAATGTCCTTGAGGACCCACTGGACTGTGCCTCTGGCCTCAGGGCAGGTGTTTCACAAGAGCCAGCTGCCTCCAAGGTGCAGGGACCTCTAGGAAACCTAGAGAATATGGTGCAGCTCAGGCCTGGACCAAGACAAGCTTCCTCTCCCCGCCTGTCCCCAGCttctcctgcagctccagcctctgAAATAAAGATGGAGGTGAAGACCAAACAGAGAAATGGGAGACTTCCCAAGCCCATGCCCTGCCCTAGCAGAAACACCTCCTCCCCTGAGTCccccactcctgggctcaagttctCATTCTTGAAAGGGCAGAGGCAACCCTCTGTGACTCCGGAGAAAGCCTCACTCCAGCACGATGGGCCCTGGAAAGTCCTGTGTTCCCTCTACTCTCCTAAACCCAACCGAGCCAAATCTTTGGGGAAAG CTGGATCACCTCAGACCAAAACATCTGGCccagccactgcctccagcccaCTGACTGAGGAAAAGGCTGCCTTCTCAGAAGCTTCTGCAGGCTCCCCAGAAAAAGGCCCCACCCTGGAGGAGGAGCCCCCAGGGCCTGAGCCCAGGATTGGGGCTCTAGGTGTCAGGGTTTTCCGCTCCAGGATAGCATGCCTGCCAG GTGGCCGGGACAGGGCTGGGCGGCCCCTGCTTCTGGTGTCAACTACAGAGGGTGCCTGGGAGGCGCCGTGGTGCACAGCTTCAGAGGTCACCAAGCTACTCTCCTACCTATGCACCATCCCCAG GCCTGAAGATAAAGCCAAGGGGCTGGCGGTCCTGATCGATGCCAGGAAACAGCCCCCACAGCCTGGTCTGGTCAGTGCCCTGCAGGCCACCCAG GCTCAGGTCCCAGCCTCCATCCGCGCTATTCTCTTCCTGGGGGAGAAGGAGGCGGCTCTCCAGCTGCAGACATTACCTGACATCCAG GTGGAGGTGCTGACCTCATTGAAGGCCCTCAGCCACCATGTGGACCCCAGCCAGCTGCCCGCAGCCCTGGAAGGCCCCTTCCCCTACTGCCACACCGAGTGGGTGCAATTCTTCCAG AAGCTGGACCCTTTCCTTGCTGACCTCCAGCAGGCCTCTTCCCTGCTACAAGCTTCCATCGAGGAATTCGAGAAGGCCGACCCCCCTGGCGGGATGCAG GAGGCCACCAGGTGCCTGAGCAAGTccaaggagctgatggaggctgTGCTGAGGGACCCGGGCCTACTGGGCCTCCAGCGGGAAGGTGGAGCCACCCTGGCCAGGCTGCAGCGCGATGCCAGCAGGCTGGACTTCAGCCCTGATGTCAG GAGCCATCTGGCTGCAGCCACTGCCTTGTACAGCCTTGTGGATGAGCAGCTTCATGTTCTGGTCACCGCATCCAACAGCCTCCTGGGGAAGCTGGAGCTCCGTGTCCGCCTGGGCCGCCTGGAAGCTGCCATTCATCAG GTCAGCAACTGGATGGAGCAGGAAGGAAGTCGGTGGCTGCAAACGCTGACCCCCAAGGACGGAAGTTTGGAGACAGTGGAGAAAGCCCACGCAGAGTTTGAGAACTTCTtcctccaggctgca GCCCAGTACCGCCGAGGCCTGGAGCTGTCCAAGCAGGCTGCTCAGCTGGGAGCTGCAGCCGGAGGGGCTGGGGAGGCAGAAGGAGCAGAGTTCCCAGAGCTGGCAGCCTTTGCCTCTACCCAGCGGGCCTTCCAGGCTAAGCTGACCCACTTTTACATGGCGGCCGAGCGGCAACGCACGGACCTCGAGACGCTGCTCCACCTGCACCGCTTCTGCAAGAGG ATGACCTGGTTCCACATGGACTGTCAGGACCTGATGGCCCAGCTCAGGCTGGACAAGGCCTCAAGAGTCAGTCCTGAGGACCGGCGCCGCCTCCACCGCTACCTGCAGCGACTGGCATCTGAGTTCCCTGCTGAGAAGCTCGCAGCCGTGGGGCTGCAGGTGGCCTCCCTGAGCCGGGCGGGCCTGGGCCAGGAGCTCTGGGAGGAGGCCCGGATCAGGCATGAGGAGATCCGGATGCTCCTGGAGAAGGCACTGACCCACTGCTCTTGCCCAGAGACTCCCACTGCTCACTCAGTGCAACCAGAGCGAAGAGGCGTGGTGGCCAAGGGCCAGGGTCTGAGTGTAGAGGTGGCTTCTAAGGGGAGGTGGGACCAGCCCCCACTAGACTCACTGGGCAGGGACCGTTCGCCAAAGTCCTATTGGCCTCCTGGGGCCCCCAGAGGGGAACAGAACAGAACTTTCCAGGCAGGCTTTCCACCCCAGGAAGCTGGCCGGGCTGCAGAGGCTGAAGACGGCAAAGGCGCCCACGAGCTCCCTGACCCTGCCCACGAGCATTCGTTGGCCACCACCTTCTTCTGGCAGCAGCCCCCAAGGCAGAGCCAGGTCCCTCACCCCACTGGGGGCAGCTTCTCCTCAGAGGGGACAGACTCGCAGACATCCCTTGAGGACTCACCCCAGACAAGTCCCCTTGCCTCCCTCTAG